The following are encoded in a window of Ralstonia insidiosa genomic DNA:
- the kleA gene encoding stable inheritance protein KleA: MQPKFMPWVDLLPEVGDPIRNERNKLAAKLASAEELEKQAAALRAGVREGRAALLDRIMKQWTLHDIEQAATAAADRGQPFPPGFVKDGELREALRALDGAPSPLEVLQAFHAGRVIRQHNLFSTATEEEQRATLHRVFDWWNYGAVPLLTRLEG; this comes from the coding sequence ATGCAACCGAAATTCATGCCTTGGGTTGACCTGCTGCCGGAAGTGGGCGACCCGATCCGCAACGAGCGCAACAAGCTGGCCGCCAAGCTGGCCAGCGCCGAGGAACTGGAAAAACAAGCGGCCGCGCTGCGCGCGGGAGTCCGTGAGGGCCGCGCCGCCCTGCTGGATCGAATCATGAAGCAATGGACACTGCACGACATCGAGCAGGCCGCGACCGCAGCCGCCGACCGTGGCCAGCCGTTCCCGCCTGGCTTCGTGAAAGACGGCGAGCTGCGCGAGGCGCTGCGCGCCCTCGATGGTGCCCCGTCCCCGCTGGAGGTGCTGCAAGCCTTCCACGCTGGCCGCGTGATCCGGCAGCACAACCTTTTCAGCACCGCGACCGAGGAAGAACAGCGCGCCACGCTGCACCGGGTTTTCGACTGGTGGAATTACGGCGCTGTCCCGCTGCTGACCCGCTTGGAAGGCTAG